TGCTACGCCCTGCCGCTATCGCCAGCGCCCACCCGGTGCACAGCTTTGCCGATCCGCTGCGCTCCCTCGACAATTTCACCGGCTGTAGCGTCGCCCTAGAGGGCGAAAGCTCTGCAACAAAGGCTTTAGCAGAAGCTTTCACTACCATAGGCTGTGAAATACTCAACATCGAAGCCCAGCACAAGTCTCTATACCATGCCGGTTCGGTGATCGCGTGCAACTATCTCACCGTACTCATAGATCTCAGCCTGAGCAGTTTCGCTGCGGCAGGTATCGACCGCGATAGTGCCCTCAAGTTACTGGAGCCAATTGTTCTGCAGACCGCACAGAATAATATGGCTCTTGGACCGGAGAATTCTCTCACCGGCCCGATCGCCCGGGGCGACCTGGAAACAGTAGCCAACCAGCTGAAAGACTTAACCTCGACAGCCCCGGAACTCGCGCACCACTATCGCCAACTGGGCCTCGCCTGTGTAGAGTTGGCGCGGCGGGGCCAGCTATCCGATGAGAGCGCGGCCAAATTGATCGAACTACTGAGCGAGCCAATGCGGTGAAAGACTCCTCTGAATACCTAAAAAAAAGGGCCTTTTTCGACAGCCTACTAACTATTTATGGGCGCAAGCCGGTGCTCGAAGCACTGGAAGACCCAGAACTTCCGGTACACAAGCTGCACCTGGCTAGCAGCAACCGACGCGACCAGCTAATCAGTCGAATGGAGTCCCTGGCCGAGGAGCGCCAGATAGAAATCTCCTACTTGGACCGGAAAGAACTCTCCCGCATCTCGAAAAATTCTCGCCAGGATCAGGGTGTAGCTCTGGATCTGGCCCTACCCAACTACGGCAACTACAAAGCCTTCCTGCTCAAGAATGAGGCTAAGACATACGAACTTTTAGCGCTGGACGGTATTACCAATCCACAAAATCTCGGCATGATTATCCGATCAGCCTGTGCCGGCGGTGTGGATGGTATTCTCCTGCCGAGAAAGGGCTGCGCACAGATTGACCCACTGGTGATCAAAGCCAGCACCGGCACTCTATTTAAAACCCAGATACTACGGTGCGACATCCTGGCCGATGCACTAAGCGATTTTCGCGATTCCGGCGCACGTATCTGTGGCCTGTCCTCCCATGCCTCAATGACCCTTGCAGAGGTTCCCGGTAACAAACCAACTATTTTTGTTCTGGGCAATGAAACCCGCGGGGTTAGCGATGCGGTCACCAAGCAGTGTAACGAGCTAGTGCGTATCCCCATGCAAAATGGTGTGGAGAGCCTCAACGTAGCGGTTACTGCGGCACTGATCAGCTTCCGGCGCCAACTTTAATCCGCCCAGGGCATCTCTGTGCAAAAGGTGCCCCTTCTTTCACTTTTAGCTCCCTAATTACCAACTACACCCCTCTCGAAGAGTGGCTACCCACAGATTCTGTGGATATCTCTGAGGATAACTATTCTTTCCCTGTCTCAAAGGCCCATGGTTGCGCCAATGTGACAATCTGAAGAAAAAATGACCAGCTTTTGAAACGCCCAAAAAATCAACGAGTTACAGTGAATTACAAGATAAAAGCGAGAGACGTGCGCACCAGTT
The DNA window shown above is from Microbulbifer variabilis and carries:
- a CDS encoding Rossmann-like and DUF2520 domain-containing protein gives rise to the protein MKTLNIIGAGRLGKTLGRLWQQAGFFQVQAIFNRSLDSAQAAAEFIGAGRAVAALELMKPADFWLIACSDSEIAATAERLANHLGERENIAAFHCSGALSSQVLEVLRPAAIASAHPVHSFADPLRSLDNFTGCSVALEGESSATKALAEAFTTIGCEILNIEAQHKSLYHAGSVIACNYLTVLIDLSLSSFAAAGIDRDSALKLLEPIVLQTAQNNMALGPENSLTGPIARGDLETVANQLKDLTSTAPELAHHYRQLGLACVELARRGQLSDESAAKLIELLSEPMR
- the rlmB gene encoding 23S rRNA (guanosine(2251)-2'-O)-methyltransferase RlmB; the encoded protein is MKDSSEYLKKRAFFDSLLTIYGRKPVLEALEDPELPVHKLHLASSNRRDQLISRMESLAEERQIEISYLDRKELSRISKNSRQDQGVALDLALPNYGNYKAFLLKNEAKTYELLALDGITNPQNLGMIIRSACAGGVDGILLPRKGCAQIDPLVIKASTGTLFKTQILRCDILADALSDFRDSGARICGLSSHASMTLAEVPGNKPTIFVLGNETRGVSDAVTKQCNELVRIPMQNGVESLNVAVTAALISFRRQL